The Brassica napus cultivar Da-Ae unplaced genomic scaffold, Da-Ae ScsIHWf_2778;HRSCAF=3551, whole genome shotgun sequence genome includes a region encoding these proteins:
- the LOC125602231 gene encoding probable carboxylesterase 120 produces the protein MSEPSPVSDPYAHIGIVKNPDGSITRDPTRFPYASATPDPSPVNTVVSKDITVSHSNSTWMRLYVPVTALNDGVSSKKLPLVVYYHGGGFVICSVDFKPFHDFCNRMARELNAVVASPSYRLAPEHRLPAAYDDGVDALRFIRTSDDEWIKSHADLSNVFLMGTSAGGNLAYNVGLRSALADLSPVRIRGLVLHHPFFGGEERCESEIRLEHDQVFPPTAGDVCWELCLPVGANRDHEYSNLTVGDGPVNMEMIGRLGWKVVVSGGGGDPMIDRQRDVAKLMKEKGVDVVERFTDGVVHGAELGDPTKSTTLFASIRNLIYS, from the coding sequence ATGTCCGAACCATCTCCAGTCTCTGATCCTTACGCTCACATAGGCATCGTAAAGAACCCAGATGGCTCCATCACTCGCGACCCCACCAGATTCCCGTACGCCTCAGCCACACCTGACCCCTCCCCGGTAAACACCGTCGTATCCAAAGACATCACCGTGAGCCACTCAAACTCCACGTGGATGCGTCTCTACGTCCCCGTTACCGCACTAAACGACGGCGTTTCGTCTAAAAAACTCCCTCTCGTCGTCTACTACCACGGCGGAGGCTTCGTCATCTGCAGCGTCGACTTCAAACCCTTCCACGACTTCTGCAACCGTATGGCGCGTGAGCTCAACGCGGTCGTCGCGTCGCCTTCCTACCGGCTGGCTCCGGAGCACAGACTCCCGGCGGCGTACGACGACGGAGTGGACGCTCTGAGGTTTATTAGAACCTCAGACGACGAGTGGATCAAGTCTCACGCTGATCTCTCCAACGTGTTCCTCATGGGGACAAGCGCTGGTGGTAACTTGGCCTACAACGTCGGGCTCAGATCCGCCTTGGCGGACCTGAGTCCCGTACGTATCCGTGGACTGGTCTTACACCATCCGTTCTTCGGCGGCGAGGAGCGGTGCGAGTCCGAGATCAGACTTGAGCACGATCAGGTTTTTCCGCCTACTGCCGGAGACGTTTGCTGGGAGCTTTGTCTCCCTGTCGGAGCTAACCGGGATCACGAGTATTCTAATCTGACGGTGGGAGATGGACCGGTGAATATGGAGATGATCGGACGGTTGGGATGGAAGGTGGTGGtgagtggaggaggaggagatccGATGATAGATAGGCAGAGAGATGTGGCGAAGCTGATGAAGGAGAAGGGAGTTGATGTGGTGGAGCGTTTTACTGACGGCGTTGTTCACGGTGCTGAGCTCGGTGATCCGACCAAGAGTACAACTCTGTTTGCTTCCATCAGAAATCTCATTTACTCTTAG
- the LOC125602232 gene encoding MADS-box protein AGL42 translates to MVRGKIEMKKIENATSRQVTFSKRRNGLLKKAYELSVLCDAQVSLIVFSQRGRLYEFSNSDMWKTIERYRKYTKDHETNNHDSEIYVQRLKEEASHMITKIELLEFHKRKLLGQELASCSLEELQEIDSQLQRSLAKVRAKKAQLFREQLEKLKAKEKQLLEENVRLHQKTVLEPWRGSTDQQEKFRVIDLNLEVETDLVIGLPEKHCK, encoded by the exons atggtgAGAGGAAAGATAGAGATGAAGAAAATAGAAAACGCGACGAGTAGACAAGTGACTTTCTCAAAAAGAAGAAATGGTTTGCTGAAGAAAGCTTATGAGCTCTCAGTACTCTGTGATGCTCAAGTTTCTCTCATTGTTTTCTCTCAGAGAGGAAGGCTTTACGAATTTTCCAACTCTGA CATGTGGAAGACGATCGAACGTTACCGCAAGTACACAAAAGATCATGAAACCAACAACCATGACTCAGAAATTTACGTCCAG CGATTAAAGGAAGAAGCAAGCCACATGATCACAAAGATTGAACTCCTTGAATTTCACAAGCG GAAGCTACTGGGTCAAGAACTTGCTTCGTGTTCTCTAGAAGAGCTTCAAGAAATTGATAGTCAACTCCAAAGAAGTTTGGCCAAGGTCCGAGCAAAAAAG GCGCAATTGTTCAGGGAGCAATTGGAGAAGCTAAAAGCAAAG GAGAAACAATTGTTAGAAGAGAACGTCCGGTTACATCAAAAG ACTGTTTTAGAACCATGGAGAGGGTCGACTGATCAACAAGAGAAATTCAGAGTCATAGATCTTAATTTGGAAGTAGAAACTGATTTAGTCATCGGTTTGCCAGAGAAGCACTGCAAATAA